A section of the Ogataea parapolymorpha DL-1 chromosome II, whole genome shotgun sequence genome encodes:
- a CDS encoding peptide-N4-(N-acetyl-beta- glucosaminyl)asparagine amidase: MEISQLAGLFKQKYAEQQRQTIRELLRERRPSSRPFGQQLAVISRLMDKYADEEAQSAALDVVLQSGVYERLENHADEPDYTDRLVRALLEWYKNDFFTWINRPPCPCGNADQTKIQPLQPVGPYKKEHFDGRADIIEQYRCAECSQTIEFPRYNNPKTLLSFRKGRCGEWNNCFILILCALGLKVRYIWNAEDHVWCEYYSQYLKRWVHLDSCENQFDNPTLYCDGWGKKMSYVFAVSATYIADVSPKYIKKGQLPRNRLGEYELADTLAYINLCKWIGMDNDDLLATLADFINDYKSRRGSQLPTPSGPLVPRQSGAPEWTRSRGEDGSRKRE, from the coding sequence atGGAAATATCTCAGCTGGCAGGATTATTTAAGCAGAAATACGCCGAACAGCAGCGCCAGACCATTcgcgagctgctcagaGAGCGTCGGCCCAGCAGTCGGCCGTTTGGACAGCAGCTCGCCGTGATCAGCCGGCTCATGGACAAGTACGCCGACGAAGAGGCACAATCCGCCGCCCTCGACGTGGTGCTGCAGTCGGGCGTGTACGAGCGGCTGGAGAACCATGCCGACGAGCCAGACTACACGGACCGGCTGGTCAGAGCGCTGTTGGAATGGTACAAGAACGACTTTTTCACGTGGATTAATAGGCCCCCTTGTCCCTGCGGCAACGCAGACCAGACCAAGATACAGCCGCTCCAGCCGGTGGGGCCGTACAAAAAAGAGCACTTCGACGGCCGTGCGGACATAATTGAGCAGTACAGGTGCGCGGAGTGCTCTCAAACAATCGAGTTCCCGCGCTACAACAACCCCAAAACGCTGCTCTCGTTCCGCAAAGGACGCTGCGGAGAGTGGAACAACTGCTTTATTCTGATCCTGTGCGCGCTCGGGCTCAAGGTGCGGTACATCTGGAACGCCGAGGACCACGTGTGGTGCGAATACTACTCGCAATACCTCAAACGGTGGGTCCATCTCGACAGCTGCGAAAACCAGTTCGACAACCCGACGCTCTATTGCGATGGCTGGGGCAAAAAGATGTCGTATGTATTTGCCGTGAGTGCGACGTACATTGCCGATGTGTCGCCAAAATACATCAAAAAGGGCCAGTTGCCCAGAAACAGGCTCGGAGAATACGAGCTCGCAGATACGCTAGCATACATTAATCTGTGCAAATGGATAGGCATGGACAACGACGACCTGCTTGCGACGCTGGCAGATTTCATTAACGACTACAAGAGCAGGCGTGGGAGTCAACTTCCCACGCCCAGTGGACCTCTCGTGCCGCGACAGAGCGGTGCTCCCGAGTGGACCCGTTCTCGCGGCGAGGACGGATCACGTAAGCGAGAATAG
- a CDS encoding Mitochondrial tyrosyl-tRNA synthetase — MSLTRLFSTTRQVRAFPLAVKELLARHSIDARPGDFEADANEPIIDHLRRRSLIETVVNEDQLARLAREKTLGLYCGADPTAKSLHLGNLLPLMVLLHFNLRGHSITALVGGATGTVGDPSGKTTERAQMEQQERLDNVARIQAQFEQFFRNGRRYAASRNHVLDRPHGEVAVRNNYDWWKDMGFLEFLARYGRFIRVNQMLSRDSIRSRLDSEQGIGFNEFTYQLLQAYDFYYLNKNHGIDVQVGGNDQYGNIVAGLDLIDRMHPGEKKKAFGVTVPLLTTANGVKFGKSAGNAVFIDKNLTPSFQLYQFLYNTLDEDVPKLLYKFSLLPTALIERVCDFHRQNRALRLGQRLLAVEMCDFLHGDGEGRANLVISDALYEDTELDVDEVLAAFRRQNMITAVCEEELASVGDLLHRKLAGVSKKEIKRLLAGGAVSVGKQRVKLSRWDDPVDRTLVLDGRLLLIRTGKQVHVFEVK, encoded by the coding sequence ATGTCTTTGACACGGCTATTTTCCACCACACGGCAGGTGCGGGCGTTTCCGTTGGCGGTGAAAGAACTGTTGGCGCGGCACTCAATTGATGCACGTCCTGGGGATTTTGAGGCCGATGCCAACGAGCCAATTATTGATCATTTGCGACGTCGGTCGTTGATCGAGACGGTGGTCAACGAAGACCAGCTGGCCCGGCTGGCTCGCGAAAAAACGCTCGGTCTGTACTGCGGCGCAGACCCAACGGCAAAGTCGCTGCATCTGGGCAACCTGCTTCCGCTGATGGTTCTTTTGCACTTCAATCTCCGAGGACACAGTATTACAGCTCTGGTCGGAGGAGCCACCGGGACGGTTGGCGATCCGTCGGGGAAAACGACGGAGCGCGCGCAgatggagcagcaggagcgGCTGGATAACGTGGCGCGCATCCAGGCGCAGTTCGAGCAGTTTTTCCGCAACGGCCGTCGCTACGCTGCCAGTCGCAACCATGTCCTGGACAGGCCCCACGGCGAGGTTGCCGTGCGGAACAATTACGATTGGTGGAAAGATATGGGGTTTCTGGAGTTTCTGGCCAGATACGGCCGGTTTATCAGAGTAAACCAGATGCTTTCGAGAGATTCGATCAGAAGCAGACTGGATTCTGAGCAGGGCATAGGTTTCAACGAGTTCACGTACCAGTTGCTGCAGGCCTACGATTTCTACTATTTGAATAAAAACCACGGCATTGACGTTCAGGTGGGCGGAAACGACCAGTACGGCAACATTGTTGCAGGCTTGGATTTGATAGACAGAATGCATCCCGgggagaagaaaaaagcgTTTGGAGTCACTGTGCCCCTGCTGACGACCGCGAACGGCGTGAAGTTCGGCAAGAGCGCCGGCAATGCCGTCTTCATCGACAAAAACCTCACCCCGTCGTTCCAATTGTACCAATTTCTGTACAACACGTTGGACGAGGATGTTCCAAAGCTGCTATATAAATTTtcgctgctgccaacggCGCTCATCGAGCGGGTGTGCGACTTTCACCGGCAGAACCGGGCGCTGCGGCTGGGCCAGCGCCTGCTGGCGGTGGAAATGTGCGATTTTCTCCACGGCGACGGAGAAGGCCGCGCAAACCTGGTGATTAGCGACGCTCTGTACGAAGACACAGAGCTGGACGTCGACGAGGTTCTGGCCGCGTTCCGTCGACAAAACATGATCACGGCCGTTTGCGAGGAGGAACTGGCGAGCGTGGGGGATCTTCTGCACCGAAAACTGGCTGGCGtctcgaaaaaggagatTAAACGACTGCTGGCGGGCGGCGCAGTTTCTGTCGGCAAGCAGCGCGTCAAGCTGAGCCGGTGGGACGACCCGGTCGACAGAACCCTCGTTCTCGACGgccggctgctgctcatCCGCACGGGCAAGCAAGTTCACGTGTTTGAGGTGAAATAG
- a CDS encoding tRNA-dihydrouridine(16/17) synthase [NAD(P)(+)] gives MLSSLRSFFMTNSKLTGRQLYDKLGRPKKVVAPMVDGSELAWRMISRKYGADLCYSPMLHSRLFATDDKYREKMFGPMDGSEVDRPLIVQFCANDPDYLLQAAKHVEDRCDAVDLNLGCPQGIARKGHYGSFLMEDWDLISKLINTLHRNLKIPVTAKIRVYDDWEKSLAYAKMCLDAGAQFLTVHGRTREMKGQKTGFANWKLVKYIKDNLPPETVFLSNGNILYPEDIDRCIKEVGCDAVMSAEGNLYNPGIFWTETEDIEKQFPRIDRFVREYFEVVAQCEGSESRRCFKSHLFKSLRNFLSIHTDVRAEIAKLSRNSPLEEFEAVVKMIEDVVAKIYQQENIAELDQVRVGEIENWGGRYRDVPYWRLQPYFRRVDGKDGREVIQDSMKRVMESEEVAKRQKLEGTK, from the coding sequence ATGCTATCAAGCCTTCGGTCTTTTTTCATGACAAACTCAAAACTGACCGGAAGACAGCTTTACGACAAGCTTGGACGTCCGAAAAAGGTGGTTGCACCAATGGTGGACGGTTCTGAGCTTGCATGGCGAATGATATCCAGGAAGTACGGCGCCGACCTGTGCTATTCCCCTATGCTTCATTCTCGACTTTTTGCGACCGACGATAAGTATCGTGAGAAGATGTTTGGCCCGATGGATGGATCCGAAGTGGATAGACCCTTGATCGTCCAGTTCTGTGCAAACGACCCCGATTACCTTCTTCAAGCCGCCAAGCACGTTGAGGACAGATGCGATGCCGTAGACCTAAACCTGGGGTGTCCTCAAGGAATTGCGCGCAAGGGCCATTATGggtcttttttgatggaGGACTGGGATCTCATTTCGAAACTGATCAATACCTTGCACAGAAACCTCAAAATCCCGGTGACCGCCAAAATCAGGGTCTACGACGATTGGGAGAAGAGTCTCGCGTACGCAAAGATGTGTTTGGATGCTGGAGCGCAATTTCTCACCGTCCATGGGCGGACGCGTGAGATGAAGGGACAGAAGACGGGTTTTGCGAATTGGAAGCTCGTGAAGTACATCAAAGACAATCTGCCTCCAGAGACTGTATTTTTGAGCAACGGAAACATTTTGTATCCGGAGGACATTGACCGTTGCATTAAAGAGGTTGGTTGCGACGCGGTGATGTCTGCAGAGGGAAACTTGTACAACCCGGGCATTTTTTGGACGGAGACCGAGGACATCGAGAAACAGTTCCCGCGAATAGACCGGTTTGTGCGCGAGTATTTTGAGGTGGTTGCTCAGTGTGAGGGGTCGGAGAGCCGCCGGTGTTTTAAGTCGCATTTGTTCAAATCGTTGCGCAACTTTTTGAGCATCCACACGGACGTTCGTGCCGAGATCGCCAAACTGAGCAGAAACTCGCCGttggaggagtttgaggcGGTGGTAAAAATGATAGAGGATGTGGTCGCGAAGATCTACCAGCAGGAAAACATTGCCGAGCTCGACCAGGTGCGTGTgggcgagatcgagaacTGGGGCGGCAGGTACAGAGACGTGCCATACTGGCGGCTGCAGCCGTATTTCCGCCGCGTGGACGGCAAAGACGGCAGGGAAGTGATCCAGGACAGCATGAAGCGCGTGATGGAGAGCGaggaggtggccaagagGCAGAAACTGGAGGGAACTAAATAG
- a CDS encoding protoporphyrinogen oxidase — translation MPIVPQQGRVGIVGGGISGLTYAYFLGSLRPDLKIDLYEKSARCGGYIRSKRLGTTEYDSRANQDYTILEKGPRTLRGESPGVLLILDLLFKCNAQNELLGISRNSLGNRKYLLSPYSDTEGHSGKLTPVPYSFSSFLRFLFDPLGKGVLFGLLKEPFVRSKSSPDETVEQFVSRRFNKSVSDNVVSAIMHGIYAGDVSQLSAVSVLSRLVDIERQHGSIVRYGVSQLLQSLKKRTPTQLAPEVELYAKVFKPAFNVSKTARFLRKFPVLTMHDGLESLVTVLQKNLPRNVSVHTNTAVRGVAKKEKGLELTLSTGEMVRVDHLRLTVDGRATAAVLQNAELSALVAPLEYATVVLANVYLPALKLLSHPGFGFLVPKTMQDETQLLGVIFDSDIEQNSKRLFFYNDVSTELTSESPISDEKLAKLAKAVANRGAVITNSYTKLTLMLGGHQLKNGDDLPTRSRVHKIVRDVLMSKLHIDLDKCNGEEVIEIEYWTDAIPQYRVGHEELKRKVAGAVRQVFGDKVTLGGTTFGDGVGVPDCVVRSFTDAYGVTVGSEFGHDAQQNGVSNENPNPQSKKYAT, via the coding sequence ATGCCAATCGTTCCGCAACAGGGCAGAGTGGGAATTGTTGGTGGCGGGATCTCGGGGCTAACTTACGCCTACTTCCTCGGTAGTTTGCGGCCGGATCTCAAAATCGATCTGTACGAAAAGTCCGCCAGATGTGGGGGCTACATCAGATCGAAACGGCTTGGCACTACTGAATACGATTCCCGCGCCAATCAGGACTACACCATTCTGGAAAAAGGACCGCGCACCCTCCGCGGAGAAAGTCCCGGCGTTCTGCTGATTCTGGACCTGCTCTTCAAATGCAATGCCCAGAACGAACTCCTTGGCATCTCGCGAAACTCTCTGGGTAAtagaaaatatttattgAGTCCATACTCTGACACAGAGGGCCATTCTGGAAAACTGACTCCTGTTCCCTACTCGTTCTCTTCCTTTTTGCGGTTTCTGTTCGACCCGCTCGGCAAGGGTGTTTTATTTGGCCTGCTTAAGGAACCCTTTGTGAGGTCCAAATCCTCGCCTGACGAGACGGTAGAGCAGTTTGTCTCGAGGAGGTTCAACAAATCTGTGTCCGACAACGTTGTGAGCGCCATTATGCATGGGATTTACGCAGGAGACGTTTCCCAACTGAGTGCTGTCAGCGTGCTGTCGCGGCTGGTGGACATTGAGCGCCAGCATGGGTCGATCGTCCGCTACGGCGtgtcgcagctgctccagagtCTGAAAAAACGGACACCCACTCAGCTCGCACCAGAGGTCGAACTGTACGCGAAGGTGTTCAAGCCGGCATTTAACGTGTCCAAGACGGCCCGATTCCTGCGCAAATTCCCCGTGCTCACCATGCACGACGGTCTCGAGTCGCTGGTGACcgtgctccagaaaaaccTGCCCCGCAATGTGTCTGTGCACACAAACACAGCGGTGCGAGGTGTGGCTAAGAAGGAGAAGGGGCTTGAGCTGACGCTTTCGACGGGCGAGATGGTGCGTGTGGACCATCTACGTCTCACCGTGGACGGTCGGGCAACAGCTGCCGTGCTTCAGAACGCAGAGCTCAGCGCCCTGGTGGCTCCCCTGGAGTACGCGACGGTTGTGCTGGCAAACGTGTATTTGCCCGCTTTGAAGCTGCTGTCGCACCCCGGATTCGGCTTTCTGGTGCCCAAGACGATGCAGGACGAGACTCAGCTGCTGGGAGTGATTTTCGACAGCGACATCGAACAGAACTCGAAACGGCTATTTTTCTACAACGACGTGAGCACTGAGCTGACGAGCGAGTCTCCGATCTCggacgagaagctggcgaAGCTGGCAAAGGCCGTGGCCAACAGGGGCGCCGTGATCACAAACTCATACACGAAGCTGACGCTGATGCTGGGAGGTCATCAGCTCAAGAACGGCGATGACCTGCCGACGCGGTCCAGAGTGCACAAGATTGTGCGCGATGTGCTAATGAGCAAGCTGCATATCGATCTGGACAAGTGCAACGGGGAAGAGGTGATTGAGATTGAGTACTGGACAGACGCGATTCCACAATACCGTGTTGGCCACGAGGAGTTGAAAAGGAAAGTGGCCGGGGCGGTCCGGCAAGTATTCGGAGACAAGGTGACGCTGGGTGGAACAACGTTTGGCGATGGCGTGGGGGTTCCGGACTGTGTGGTGCGGTCGTTCACGGACGCGTACGGTGTGACGGTGGGCTCGGAGTTTGGCCACGACGCTCAACAAAACGGGGTTTCCAACGAAAATCCGAACCCCCAGTCGAAAAAATATGCCACATAA